In the Halichoerus grypus chromosome 4, mHalGry1.hap1.1, whole genome shotgun sequence genome, one interval contains:
- the URAD gene encoding putative 2-oxo-4-hydroxy-4-carboxy-5-ureidoimidazoline decarboxylase, with the protein MDIEKVNSMDFGEFVDVFGNVIERCPLIAAAVWSQRPFSNLEDLEKHFFAFIDALPQSGQEGILRCHPDLAGRELQRGTLTAESQREQRSAGLTSLGADERLRLAELNAQYRARFGFPFVLAARLSDPAAVLRELARRLHRPPAQELRTALGEVKKIGRLRLADLLGAHPATL; encoded by the exons ATGGACATTGAGAAGGTCAACTCCATGGACTTCGGAGAATTTGTGGATGTGTTTGGGAATGTCATTGAGAGATGTCCCCTGATTGCAGCTGCTGTTTGGTCCCAGCGCCCATTCTCCAACTTGGAAGATTTAGAGAAGCACTTTTTTGCCTTTATTGATGCCCTTCCACAGTCAG GCCAAGAGGGCATCCTGCGCTGCCACCCGGACCTGGCGGGCCGCGAGCTGCAGCGGGGCACGCTCACCGCCGAGTCGCAGCGCGAGCAGAGAAGCGCGGGCCTGACGAGCCTGGGCGCGGACGAGCGGCTCCGGCTGGCGGAGCTCAACGCGCAGTACCGCGCGCGCTTCGGCTTCCCCTTCGTGCTCGCCGCGCGTCTGAGCGACCCGGCGGCGGTGCTGCGGGAGCTGGCGCGCCGGCTGCACCGTCCGCCCGCGCAGGAGCTGCGCACCGCCCTGGGCGAGGTGAAGAAGATCGGCCGCCTGCGTCTCGCCGACCTCCTGGGCGCCCACCCAGCCACGCTGTAG